One part of the Desulfobulbaceae bacterium genome encodes these proteins:
- a CDS encoding ABC transporter ATP-binding protein, with amino-acid sequence MATSCTEPVEHLIEVRGIGKDYQSGDTKVSAIQNMDFFIDDGEFVTIMGQSGSGKSTLLSILGGLNHPTRGKVLVDSLNLYDLSSEQRADFRSEYIGIIFQSFQLIPYLTVIENVKMPMAITGIKPKKQAEMAQAVLKRVGLASKADRLPDQLSGGEQERVAIARSIVNHPPILLADEPTGNLDSVTAEEIMQLLLELNKEGQTIIMVTHNEDSSRYSQRTIRVQDGNCYVQ; translated from the coding sequence ATGGCAACTTCATGCACAGAACCAGTTGAACACCTGATCGAAGTACGAGGTATTGGCAAGGATTACCAAAGTGGGGACACAAAGGTCTCGGCTATCCAGAATATGGACTTTTTTATTGATGATGGAGAGTTTGTAACTATCATGGGTCAGTCTGGATCAGGAAAAAGTACCCTGCTTTCTATTCTGGGCGGGTTGAATCACCCGACCAGAGGCAAGGTTCTGGTGGATAGTTTAAACTTATACGATTTGAGCAGTGAGCAGCGGGCCGACTTTCGGAGTGAATATATCGGTATTATCTTCCAGTCATTTCAGCTCATTCCGTATCTGACCGTAATTGAAAACGTGAAAATGCCCATGGCCATCACCGGCATTAAACCCAAGAAACAGGCGGAAATGGCCCAGGCTGTATTAAAGCGGGTGGGTCTTGCCAGTAAAGCAGATCGTTTGCCTGACCAGTTGTCGGGAGGGGAGCAGGAAAGGGTGGCAATTGCCCGTTCCATTGTCAATCATCCCCCGATATTGCTGGCTGATGAGCCGACTGGCAACCTTGATTCAGTTACCGCCGAGGAAATTATGCAGCTTTTGCTGGAGTTGAACAAGGAAGGCCAGACCATCATTATGGTTACTCATAATGAGGATAGCAGCAGATATTCGCAACGGACGATACGAGTCCAGGATGGGAACTGTTATGTGCAGTAG
- a CDS encoding bifunctional riboflavin kinase/FAD synthetase — MIIYTDLDDIPQPFDKPFVTIGNFDGAHLGHQMLFGEVVNKAYTSGGTSVAITFAPHPLQVVRPDMGLKLISTCDQKRELIELANIDILIIIPFTRPFAAMTAEDFVDNILISKIGVHELVVGYDYAFGKGRQGNIPFLQEQGRQKGFKVTVIEPYYVEDMLVSSTMVRQLVNEGRMSDVKKLLGRFYQIRGEVKIGKQRGGKLLGFPTANLQITADDLCPKHGVYVTQVIYEGKCYGGVLNIGKNPTFEDTQSISAETHIFDFNQDIYGKDIKINLLRHLRGEKKFSGPEELAAQISQDITQAKEVLRLEEKEILLSCSERYNR; from the coding sequence ATGATAATTTATACAGACCTTGACGACATCCCCCAGCCTTTCGATAAGCCCTTTGTGACAATCGGCAACTTCGACGGAGCACACCTGGGCCATCAAATGCTTTTCGGTGAGGTGGTGAATAAGGCGTATACCTCTGGCGGCACCAGTGTGGCGATTACCTTTGCCCCCCATCCCCTGCAAGTAGTGCGTCCCGACATGGGGCTTAAGCTCATCTCCACCTGTGATCAGAAGAGAGAACTCATTGAGCTGGCAAACATTGACATCTTAATCATCATCCCGTTTACCAGACCTTTTGCTGCAATGACAGCAGAGGATTTCGTCGACAACATTCTCATCTCTAAAATCGGAGTTCACGAGCTTGTCGTCGGTTATGATTATGCCTTCGGCAAAGGGCGGCAGGGCAACATCCCCTTTCTCCAGGAACAAGGCAGACAAAAGGGTTTCAAGGTCACCGTGATCGAGCCCTATTATGTTGAAGATATGCTGGTCAGCAGCACTATGGTTCGTCAACTTGTTAACGAAGGGCGCATGAGTGATGTAAAGAAACTGTTGGGCCGATTTTACCAGATTCGCGGCGAGGTAAAAATTGGTAAGCAGCGCGGCGGCAAACTCCTTGGTTTTCCCACCGCAAACCTACAGATCACCGCTGATGATCTTTGCCCAAAGCACGGCGTGTATGTAACTCAGGTAATCTACGAAGGAAAATGCTACGGAGGTGTCTTAAACATTGGCAAGAACCCAACCTTTGAAGACACCCAGAGCATCTCTGCAGAAACACATATTTTTGACTTTAATCAGGACATTTACGGCAAAGACATAAAAATCAATTTACTCCGCCATTTACGGGGTGAAAAAAAATTCAGTGGCCCCGAAGAACTCGCTGCCCAAATCAGTCAGGACATCACCCAGGCCAAAGAGGTGCTGCGCCTTGAGGAAAAAGAGATCCTGCTCTCCTGCTCGGAACGCTATAATAGGTAA
- a CDS encoding ABC transporter permease, with amino-acid sequence MKLYNISFNNLARRKGKMIFLVLGLFIGVASIVALLAITESMSHDIEERLDQFGANIVMVPKSDSLSLTYGGISVAGVHYESVEFDEARMGLIREIENTKNIGIVAPKVLGSAELNGKKVLLMGSDFEQEIALKPWWSFEGELPTAGKLLVGSEAAKSFGLKIGDTVSFSGGHDFTVGAILMPTGASEDEIMIGDLHEVQTVLGKEGKISMVEVSAFCRGCPISDMVLQIAEKFPEGKVTALKQAVMGKMQAVEVFQSFSYGIALLVIVIGSLLVFVTMMGSVNERTREIGIFRAIGFRQGHVMQIILLEAMVVGLIGGILGFAGGNAISWAVMPYVIPEGQLLGVNWTMGGVSILSSVALSLLASLYPARKASSLDPSVALRAL; translated from the coding sequence TTGAAGCTCTATAATATCTCTTTTAACAACTTGGCCCGCCGTAAAGGCAAGATGATTTTTTTGGTGTTGGGTCTGTTTATTGGTGTTGCTTCCATTGTCGCACTGCTTGCGATTACTGAGTCAATGTCTCATGACATTGAAGAGCGCCTCGACCAGTTTGGTGCTAATATTGTTATGGTACCAAAAAGTGACAGTCTCTCTTTGACCTATGGCGGGATCAGTGTAGCTGGTGTGCATTATGAAAGTGTTGAGTTTGACGAAGCGCGCATGGGTTTGATTCGTGAAATTGAAAACACAAAAAATATTGGTATCGTTGCGCCAAAAGTCCTGGGTAGCGCTGAGTTAAATGGCAAGAAGGTCTTGTTGATGGGCTCTGATTTTGAGCAGGAGATTGCCCTGAAGCCCTGGTGGAGTTTCGAGGGAGAGCTCCCGACTGCAGGAAAACTGTTGGTTGGCTCAGAGGCGGCTAAATCTTTTGGCCTTAAAATAGGGGATACGGTTAGTTTCAGCGGGGGTCATGACTTTACGGTTGGTGCCATCCTGATGCCGACCGGGGCCTCTGAAGATGAAATTATGATTGGCGATCTGCACGAGGTGCAAACGGTTCTTGGTAAGGAGGGCAAAATTTCAATGGTTGAAGTTTCAGCCTTCTGCCGAGGCTGCCCTATCTCGGATATGGTATTGCAAATTGCCGAGAAGTTCCCCGAAGGGAAAGTAACAGCACTTAAACAGGCTGTTATGGGCAAGATGCAGGCGGTAGAGGTTTTTCAATCGTTTAGTTATGGGATTGCGTTGCTGGTTATTGTTATCGGCTCGTTGCTTGTTTTTGTAACCATGATGGGTTCTGTCAACGAACGAACCCGTGAAATTGGAATTTTTCGGGCCATTGGTTTTCGACAAGGTCATGTCATGCAGATTATTTTGCTTGAGGCTATGGTCGTTGGGTTGATTGGCGGCATTCTCGGTTTTGCCGGTGGCAATGCCATTTCATGGGCTGTAATGCCTTATGTTATCCCCGAAGGGCAACTCCTTGGGGTAAACTGGACAATGGGTGGAGTTTCCATTTTATCGAGCGTTGCATTGAGCCTGCTGGCCAGCCTCTACCCGGCTCGCAAGGCGAGCAGTCTTGATCCGAGTGTGGCGCTGCGAGCTTTATAG
- a CDS encoding DUF2318 domain-containing protein — protein sequence MNMMNKRILTTTLFVAGFLMLSSFAMAFNIPFFGGDSRFTELQPKNGTVSIPVATISDGKAHYFKVKADDGIMVYFFTLKSGDGVIRAAIDACDVCYKAGKGYVQDGDYMICENCGQRFASNKINVVKGGCNPAPLNRVVQGANLVISMKDITANSWYCKFKKQ from the coding sequence ATGAACATGATGAATAAAAGAATACTGACAACCACACTCTTTGTTGCGGGATTTTTAATGCTGAGCTCTTTTGCTATGGCATTTAATATTCCGTTTTTTGGCGGCGACAGTAGGTTTACAGAACTTCAACCGAAAAACGGAACAGTTTCGATTCCAGTGGCAACTATCAGCGATGGTAAGGCTCATTATTTCAAGGTGAAGGCCGATGATGGCATCATGGTATATTTCTTTACCTTGAAAAGTGGAGATGGGGTTATTCGGGCTGCCATTGATGCCTGTGATGTCTGTTACAAGGCCGGAAAAGGATACGTGCAGGATGGCGATTATATGATTTGTGAAAACTGTGGCCAGCGCTTTGCTTCAAACAAAATTAATGTAGTTAAGGGCGGCTGTAATCCGGCACCATTAAATCGCGTTGTGCAGGGAGCTAACCTGGTGATCTCCATGAAGGACATTACCGCCAATAGTTGGTACTGCAAATTTAAGAAACAATAG